GGACTGGATGAAGGGCGGCAGCTCCGGCTCCGACAACACGGACTGGAGCCAGTCCGCCTTGGAAACCGCCCCGGAGCGCGCCCACTACAAGGACTTCGCCGCGCTCGCCGCGACCGTCGCCAAGCGCTATCCCGACGTACGCCACTTCATCGTTTGGAACGAGTTCAAGGGCTTCTGGAACAACACCGAGGCGCGCTGGGACTACGAGGGCTACACCGAGCTGTACAACCTGGTCTACAAGGCGCTGAAGAAGGTCGACGAGGACATCATGGTGGGCGGTCCGTATCTCGTCATGGACAGCCTCGACCCGCGGCAGAAGGCGGACGCCTCCGCGACGTTCAAGGGGCCCTGGGGTGCCATGGACCAGCGGATCCTCGACGCCTTCGACTACTGGAACACACACAGGGCGGGTGCCGACTTCGTCGTCGTGGACGGCTCCAGCTACACCAAGGACGACGAACTGCTGCCCGACGAGTTCGCGGCGACCGACAAGTTCACCGCCGTCGGGAAGTGGGTGCGCGCTCGGACGGACGGGCTCCCGCTGTGGTGGGCCGAGTACTACGTCGAGCCCGCCGACAGCAACGACGACCGGGCGGGCTGGTCCGAGACCCGCCGCGAAGCCGTCCAGGCCGCCGGCCTGATCGCGATGGCCAAGGGCGGCGCCTCCTCCGGCTTCTACTGGAACCCCGAGGAGGAGACGGGCACCGACTGCGCGGGGTGCCTGTGGACGCCCACCTCAGGTGGTGGCGGGGGGACGGCACTTCCCATGTACGACCTGGTCACCCGCTTCGGCGCCGCCTTCCCGCCGGGCACGGAGTACCGGACCGTGCCGGTGGCCCCGGACGACCGGCCCAACGTGCGCGTACTCGCCGACGACAAGGCCGTCCTCGTGGTCAACACCCTGGACCGGCCGATCGACGCACAGGTCGACGGGAAGCGGTTCGGGATGGGCGCGTACGAGGTGAAGTGGCTGAACCGGTGAACCGGTGAGCCAGTCGGTCAGTTGGCCGGTGAGCCGGTTAGTGGCTGAGCCACTCGGGCGGCCGGCGGGGCGGGCCGGTCGGTGGCCGGGCCGCTCAGCCACCCAATGTGTGAGCCACTCGCCCGCCGAACCACTCGACGGCTCAGTGGCTGAACCACTCGGCCAGTCGGTGGCTGAACCACTCGGCGGCTGATCCACCCAGCCGCCGAGAGGCTGAGCCAGTCACCGGCCCAGCCACCTCACCCAGGGAGTCACGCCCCGTCCCGCCAGCACATCCCCGCGGTCACACCCCCCCGCCATCCCCCTCACTTCATCGTCAGGAACCGCTGCACCAGCGAGGCCAGCAGCACCGTCAGCAGGGGCAGCGAGAACCAGAAGCTGCTCTGCAGCCAGCGGAGTTGCCGAACCCCCGGCCGCACCGCGACCCGTACGGTCTCCCGGGCCGTGAGGAGCAGGATCAGGGCGACGGCGGCCAGACCGCCCACCACCGACCACGGTGTCCAGGTCACCTGGGGGCCGATCGGGCCGGGATCGGCCTTCGGGACCTTGCCCTCCGGTTGCTGCCGCAGCGCGTACATCGTGACGTCGGAGTTGACGAACACCTTCTTCAACTCGTCCCGGCCGTCCAGGTTCTGGAGCAGCCGGTGCTCCCAGGTGGCCGAGTAGCCCACGTCCAGCCGGAGGTAGACGACCTGACTGCGGTTGACCATCAGGTACGAGTTGGGGCCCGCGTCCTTGAGTGCCTTCACCAGCCCCGACACCAGTACCGGGTCGGCCGGTGCGAGCGTCGGCTCGTACCGCACCTTCTCCATGTCCCGGGCGCCCCACGGCAGGGCCGGCGTCACGTTGTCGACGAGGTCGTTGCTCAGCCACAGTAGCCGTACGGTCGGATCGTCGTGGGCGTACACGTAGTTCATCGCGGCGACCTCGCCGGGGCGGGTCCGTTCGAAGGGCTCGTTGCCCCAACGGGCCACCAGGAAGCCGCCCATGAGGACCAGGCCCGCCATCAATGCGGCCAGCGGGGCGAGGCTGATCCGGTCCCGTTCCTGTTCCTTCGGGGTGACCCCGGTGCGCGGGAAGAGCGCGAGCGCGGCGAGCAGGGCCGCGCCGGGCAGGGCGAACATGAAGACGCGCAGGGCCATTTCGCCGCCGTACGACTGCATGCCGAAGCCCAGGAACGGGACGAAGGTGAGGACGAGCAGGGAGCGTTCGCGATACTTGTGGTCGCGGCGGCGCCACCAGCCGTAGCAGGCGAGGGCCATGACCCCGCCGGCCAGCAGGACGCGCGTGTAGAGGACGAGTTTGTGGGTCGAACTGCCGCCCTCGATACGGCCGGAGACGCTCGACGACACATTGCCGCCCACTCCGCCCAGCCCGCCGAAGAGTTCGTCGAAGTGTCCCGACCAGTAGGGCTCGGCCATGAAACCGACCCAGGCCGCGACGATGACGCCGAACAGGATGGGCAGGCCGCGCAGTTCGGACTTGCCGATCAGGACCAGGACCGCCAGCACGCCCAGCATCACGAACGGCGTCAGCTGGTGGGCCGGGACCGTCGCCGCGAACAGGGCGATCAACACGGCCAGCAGTACGGCCTGTTGACGGCGGTCCGTCGGCTCGACCTCCGCCTCCCCGGGCCGGACCTTCGCCCACAGCACCCGCGGTGCCCGGAACCACACCAGCAGGATCGGCACGAAGACCAGATAGAGAAGGTAGGTGAAGCCCTGTGGGGAGAAGTAGTCCTGGCCCACCCAGCCGCTCAGGACGAAGATCCACACGCCGGTCCACTTGGCGCGCCAGCTCGCCCGCAGTGAGCGCGTCAGCAGGAACAGCGGTGCGAGGTAGAGGAGTTGCATGGTCAGCGGCCACCAGCGGATGACCTCGGTGAGATCACCGACTCCGCAGGCCTTCGCCACGAAGGCGGCCCCGGCGAAGAAGCCCGGCCAGCTCCAGCGCGCGTCCAGGTCCGGGACGGCGGTTCCGGTCCGGTCGATGTAGTCGATGAACCCGAGGTGCTGCCAGGCCGTCGCGAACCGCGGTTCGGCCTCGATCACCGCGGGCAGCGCGTGCAGCGACACGACGGTGGCGAGCAGTGTCAGTGCCAGCAGTGTCCGGTGTTCCCGGTTTCCCCACAGCAGTGACGAGAACACCACGACCAGCAGCCCGGCCCCGATCAGTGTCGGCAGCGGCAGCACGGAGACCAGCCCGAGCCCGCCCATCCGGTCCAGGTCGGCCTCGCCGAGGCGGGACGCGGGCACCCAGTAGAGCAGGAGCGCGGCGATCAGCAGACTGCCGAGGACCACTCCGCCGCGGGTGGGCAGCAGACGTACGCGCAGGGGGAGCGGTGGAGGCGCTGGCTCGGGTGGGGCGTGCGGGGTCCGCAACTCCCTTACGAGGGACGCCTGTGCGGCGCGAACGAGTTCGGCGTCCGCGCCCGCCGGGACGGCGACCTCCCGGGAGCCGCCCTCCACCGCCGGTTCGGCGGCCTCCGGCTCCGCCTGTTTCAGCGCCCAGGTCGGCCGGTGGTCCGCACGCGGTGCCGGCGTCCCCGTGGGCGGAGTGCCCGGCCCCGGGCGGACGTCCGGACGGCGTTC
The DNA window shown above is from Streptomyces sp. NBC_01451 and carries:
- a CDS encoding GH39 family glycosyl hydrolase; amino-acid sequence: MGRHGWNSGARRWQLTALLGVGAAALALVLTLLNTLPSNGGSTAGTSRDGDKVHGTPPASSPASSEPDVGWGFTHTQFSADEGNAAAVGRVEGLLSKNAGMPQNQHIMGWGAGNPEPVKGRYDFTEMDRRIDFMRATGATPVVTLCCAPDWMKGGSSGSDNTDWSQSALETAPERAHYKDFAALAATVAKRYPDVRHFIVWNEFKGFWNNTEARWDYEGYTELYNLVYKALKKVDEDIMVGGPYLVMDSLDPRQKADASATFKGPWGAMDQRILDAFDYWNTHRAGADFVVVDGSSYTKDDELLPDEFAATDKFTAVGKWVRARTDGLPLWWAEYYVEPADSNDDRAGWSETRREAVQAAGLIAMAKGGASSGFYWNPEEETGTDCAGCLWTPTSGGGGGTALPMYDLVTRFGAAFPPGTEYRTVPVAPDDRPNVRVLADDKAVLVVNTLDRPIDAQVDGKRFGMGAYEVKWLNR
- a CDS encoding lipopolysaccharide biosynthesis protein, with protein sequence MSDTTTTPETQTDTPEAGTSERRPGRRLRLPGLGRGRRSGSQLFRNAYALMLNTGISAVLGLGFWLAAARYYSESAVGQSSAAIAAMKLLAGLTAVTLTGALARFIPVAGRATGRFIFRTYAGSSVIVALAGGVFLLTLDSWGPSYRFLHGPVPALGFVGAVVLWNLLTLQDGVLTGLRNALWVPVGNTVFSAVKLGLLVVFAAAIPTSGVFVSWVAAIAMSILPLGWLVFRRLVPRHVAATAEHTKAEPPTPKEIGRFLAGDYTGSLFSLAVVYLVPVIVASQVSSTDNAYFYITTTIGGTVNLLAINMGASLTVEGSHDPARLAANTRAALRRMARIMLPVAGVLFVGAPWILSVFGSGYADAATPLLRWFAVGAVLRVVMETYFAVLRAQSRTGPLAWMQGLLCVLVLGLTLLLLPRMGLTGAGVAEISSLAVIVALAAPRLYRTVMAAPADAVPEGPAPDGDLADLGTRDVRAANSRKPGQGWAPDSDTLALGVHLDFDHLERRPDVRPGPGTPPTGTPAPRADHRPTWALKQAEPEAAEPAVEGGSREVAVPAGADAELVRAAQASLVRELRTPHAPPEPAPPPLPLRVRLLPTRGGVVLGSLLIAALLLYWVPASRLGEADLDRMGGLGLVSVLPLPTLIGAGLLVVVFSSLLWGNREHRTLLALTLLATVVSLHALPAVIEAEPRFATAWQHLGFIDYIDRTGTAVPDLDARWSWPGFFAGAAFVAKACGVGDLTEVIRWWPLTMQLLYLAPLFLLTRSLRASWRAKWTGVWIFVLSGWVGQDYFSPQGFTYLLYLVFVPILLVWFRAPRVLWAKVRPGEAEVEPTDRRQQAVLLAVLIALFAATVPAHQLTPFVMLGVLAVLVLIGKSELRGLPILFGVIVAAWVGFMAEPYWSGHFDELFGGLGGVGGNVSSSVSGRIEGGSSTHKLVLYTRVLLAGGVMALACYGWWRRRDHKYRERSLLVLTFVPFLGFGMQSYGGEMALRVFMFALPGAALLAALALFPRTGVTPKEQERDRISLAPLAALMAGLVLMGGFLVARWGNEPFERTRPGEVAAMNYVYAHDDPTVRLLWLSNDLVDNVTPALPWGARDMEKVRYEPTLAPADPVLVSGLVKALKDAGPNSYLMVNRSQVVYLRLDVGYSATWEHRLLQNLDGRDELKKVFVNSDVTMYALRQQPEGKVPKADPGPIGPQVTWTPWSVVGGLAAVALILLLTARETVRVAVRPGVRQLRWLQSSFWFSLPLLTVLLASLVQRFLTMK